Below is a genomic region from Candidatus Eremiobacteraceae bacterium.
CATCGGCTCATCTATACGCTGACGCCCGAGGAATTCGAAGCGGACACGCGGCGCGCGAAAGCCGCGATCGAAGATGCCGCCGGCGCCCCGATCGCGTGTTACCGTGCGCCGACCTTCTCCATCACAAAGCGCTCCATGTGGGCGCTCGACGTCTTGGCTCGATGCGGCTTCACCCGCGACTCGAGCATCTTTCCGATCTACCACGACCACTATGGTATCGTCGGCTCGCCGGTGCGGCCGTACGCGATCGAATGCGACGCTGCGACGGTGACCGAATTTCCGATGTCGACATTTCGAGCGCTGCGCTACGATTTTCCGGTCGGCGGCGGCGGCTATCTGCGCATGCTGCCGTTGTGGTTCAACCGATTCGGCATGCGCAAGATACTGGACTCCGGCCGCCCCGCGATGGTCTATCTGCACCCGTGGGAGATCGACCCAGGACAGCCGCGTATCCGCACGCGCTTGAAGTCGCGTCTTCGCCACTACACGAATCTCGCCGGTTTCCAGCGCAATCTCGAGGCGCTGCTGCGGACGTTCCGATTCGGCACGATGAGCGATGTCATCGCGACGATGCCGCCGCTCTCGCGATATGCGCCGGCCGGCGGCGACGGTCTGATTCCGGCGAAAGCCGGCGGAACTACGCAGCCCGCCTGAACAGAAACTCGAACGCGGTCTTGAAGATCACCGAGAGATCCATGAACAGCGACCAGTTCTCGACGTAGAAAAGGTCGTAGCTCAACTTCTCGCCTTCATCCTCGGGCATCGTCACGCGCTTCATGTGGACTTGCGACCAACCGGTGATGCCGGGGCGGACCAAGTGGCGCTCGTCGTAGCGCGGCAGCAGCTTCCGATATTCTTCGACGTAGATCGGACGGTCCGGGCGCGGTCCGACGACCGACATGTCGCCGCGGATCACGTTGATCAGCTGCGGGAGCTCGTCAAGGCTCGTGCTGCGCAAGAACGCGCCGACGCGCGTTGTGCGTGAATCGCCGGTCGAGACCCAGGTCGGTCCCGACGCTTCAGCGTCGGTGCGCATGGAACGGAACTTAAGGATGTCAAAAAGTTCGCCGTCGCGTCCGACGCGGGTCTGCCGGTACAAGATCGGCCGGCCGGAGTCGAGCCAGACGATGAGCGCCGTCAGCGCGAGAAACGGCCACAGGATGATGAGCGCGGCACTCGCGATCGTGAGATCAAGCAATCGCTTGAGCAGTCGGGCGGTGGGCGTGCACGAGCGAAGCTGCGACGGCACGATGAGCGCTTGTTGACCATCGAGCTGCAGCGAGAGCGAATATGCGTGGACTTGCACGCGCGGCGGTGCGAACGCGAATTTGATGTTGTGCTGTGCCGCGACTGCCAGGAGATGCGGCATCACGTGCGGCGGGAGCACTTCGGTGAGCAGCAGCGTATCGCAGCCCCACTCTCGCGCGCGAACGAACCAGTCGATTCCCTCTAGCCCGGCGCGTCCGCCGAACGCCACGTTCTGAACCGTCGCATCGATATCCGGAATATCGAGACGCAGCAGCACCGACCCTTCGGCCATAGAGAGCGACTGCGCCACGGACGAGATGCGGTCGCCGTGGCCCACGATCGCGATGCGTCGCGGTCTGCCGCGTTCGGCGGAGTTGCGCATGGCATGGACGGCGACGCGCGCCAGGCCGACGGCAGCGATCGCGCATCCAAGCGTGGCCAAGAGCGCCAAGCGCGACGTGGAGATGCTGGGGACGATCGTGAACACCGTGAGTTGCGGCAGGACGCCGATGATGAGCGCCAAGACGGTGTAGTAGAACTCATCTCTGACCGAGAGCGCAAACGACCTATGATAGAGACCGACGCGCTCGAAGATGACGAGCCAAATCGCGATGAGCCATATGGAATAATGGATCAGATCCCGCTCGAATTGCGGGAAAGCCCAGCGCCCCTCGACGATGCCCCCTGCGACGTACGCAGCGAGCACCAGCATGCTGACATCGAGCGCGAAGAGCGCTAGCTTCCAACCGCGGCTGTACGTCCTCGGCGCGGCCTTGGCCCTCGTGGCGCGCGCCGACCGGATCGACAACTGCAACGCGGGATCTAACGTGGAGATCTTCGGTTCGCCTTGCGGTCGGGGAATCTTCACATCCATGCTCAAATATCGTATGGCCCCGGCGCGAGACCATCAAGGGGCTTAAGGCCCAAGCAGCCGCCGACGGCTTCACTGTGCGGCGCAATACGGTTCGGAGAAGCCTTCGACATGCGTGACCTCGTGCGATTCGTGAAAGATATCGCCGTTCCGCCCTACCTTCGCGTGAAAAGCACGTTCACGATCGATGTGGGGCGCGACTGGCGCAACTCGGTCTTTCTGTCGTCCGGAGCGCGCACCGGCAGCACCTGGGTCGCGGAACTCATCAACTATAATAATGAGTATCGGTTCATGTACGAACCGTCCTTATCGAGGCCGCTCCTTCCGCGTAACCATGAGCAGACCGCCTTCGACCGGCGTATCCTTTACATTCGGCCCGACGACGAAGACCCGGACTTGCGCGAGCAAGCGCTGCAGATCCTCGACGGCCGATTTCACGATGCGCGTACCGACCGCTACAACCGCCGCTTGGTCAGCCGGCGAAGGCTCGTGAAGGAAGTCACATCGAATCTCTTCATCCGCTGGTTAGCGCGAGTATTTCCCGGCCTGCCGATCATCCTGTTGCTCCGGCATCCGATGCCCACCGTGCGGTCGCGCGCATACGCATATTTCCAGGCAGATGCTGTCGCGCGACGCCTCATAGACATGGACCCGGTCGGTCGCACGCGCGATTACCTCCGGCTCGTCTTCGGCCAGACCGATCTCGTCGCGGATCACTTAGAGCCGATGCGTGAAGTCCTCGAATCCGCGAAAACGGTCTGGGAGCAGCGCATCGCGGTTTGGTGCGTTCAAAACTATGTGCCGCTCCGTCAATTCCAACGCGGCGCCATCCATCTTGCTTTCTACGAGAATTTCTGCGTGGATCCGCAATCCGAACTTCGCCGTTTGTTCGGTTTCCTCGGTCGGCCGGTCGACGATGCCGCGCTCGCGCGCATCCGTATTCCGTCGCAGTCCATGCAGCACGGCGGAGTGACGCAGATGCCCGACGGGTGGGAAGTGGTCAGCCGCTGGCGCAAAAAGGTGAGCGACGAGGAGATGGAGTCCGGGTTGCGCATCCTCCGCGCGTTCGGGCTGGACAAGATCTACGGCGCCGAGCCGATGCCCAATGTCGAGGCTGCGAATGCCATGCTAGGGCGAGCTGCTGGGTGAAGGCGATACTGCGCCGGGCAGCGGGACTCCGGCATGCGGCAAGATCACGGGCGGTATCGTTTGTCCGTACGGGGGCGGCGTGACGGGCTGATAACTCGGCGCCGGGGGTGGCGTGATCGGTGTTTGCGTCGGCGTGAACGAGATCGGCTTCGGCGTGGCATGCAAGATCATATCGGTGTGCGTCGGAACTCGCATGCTCGGATGCGGCCGCTGGGTGGGCGTCGTCGTTGGTTTCGGCAACGGCCCGGCTAGGGGCGGAGGGCTCGGCCCAGGCGGAAGCACGAAGACGTGATCGTTCTTCGTCACGACCGATTGCGTGATCGGGAAATAGAGCGACAGATGCAGCGGGCCGCCCAACAAATAGTAGGAGGCGATCAGCGCCGCGATTCCCACTACCGCCGCAGCGGCGAAGCGCCGGGTGCGGTTCATAGAAAGGCCTGCTCCGGGAGTACCTTCGGCATTGGGTCGTCACCGTAGATCTTGTCCAAGCCGAAGGCCGCGAGCAGTTTCCAGGCCGCCGCGCGATGCTCGTCGCGTGCCTCCTTCTGCCATCTTCCTATCACGTCGATGCCGCTTGGGAACTCCTTGACATCGCGATGTATGGTGGATGACGGCCGCCGGACGCGGCGCAACGCCCTCTCGAGCTTCGCATCGCTCAACTCGTCGCCCAGGTACGCGGCGAGCCGTTTGAGTTCGCCGGCTGGGTCCATGCAGAGCGATTCGTAGAACATCACGTGGATTTCGCCGGCCTTGAACTGGCGCAGCGGCACATAGTTCTGCACGCACCAGACCGCCAAGCGCTGCTCGATCAGCGTGTCCGCCGATTCGAGGACGGCCCGAAACGGCGTGAGGTGGTCGGCGACAAGTTCGGACTGGCCGAACATCAGCGTGCGATATGCGGCGGTCCGCACGCCCGCGTCGGTGTCGGATTTCTTATACAAGCGCGAAAGCACGGTGGGAATGGGATGGCGCAGGAGCAGTATCGATTTCATGGTCGGAAACGTCTGGTGCAGCCACTTCAGGAACAGGTTTGACTTCGTCTCCTTGACCAGACGCCGGTGGAAGACGACGCGGCTGTTGTAGTTATACTGATCGACTTCGGGATGGCGGAATCGCCCGCTCAGCACGAGTTCGGCCTGAGCCTTCAGATCCGGATCGGTGCACGACGGCCGGATGTAGCGCAAGCGGTCGTCGGGTTCGAGCGTAGGCGCCCACGAGGGCCGCAGCGGAGCGATCATGGAGAACGGCTCGAATAGATAGCGGAAGTCGTGGTCGAAGTTGATGACTTCAGAGGCCCACGTACTGCCGGTTCGGGCTCCCGATGACAGGAACAAGGTGCGCGCGACGGCTGGATCCGGATCGACGACGCTCGCGCTGCGGACGCGGTTCCACAACGGCCGGATCGCGGTCTTCCAGGTGGATTTCAGCGCCACTGTTGGTCGTTCTCGTACAGCATGTTTTTCAACCCGTAAAGTATACGGTATCGGCAGTTCTAACCGGTAGGGCCTCGGTCCCATCGCCCGTGACGTACAAAGTCCCGCGAGTCTCGTCGCTTTAGGCCTTGTCGTTTCGCAAGGTTGAACGCGGGGACATACGAAGCACGATGCGTGACGCGACCGCGCATCCTTTTCCTGTGTTTGGAAGCGCCATGGCATCTGAACGCCGGCGCCCTCATCCGTAACTATTGGATGGTCATCGGCCTGGCGCGCCGCTTCGACGTTGACGTTGTGATCTCGGAGCGAACTCCGGTGCCGCCGTCGCCGGAATTTGCGGCCGCCTGCGCGACGATAGCGCAGATCCAAGCGCCGAGCGGTGTGCTCGGCCGCATCGGGCGCGCCGCCGCAAGCCTCGCACCCGGCGAATCGTTTTTCACGGCCGGCCAGGTCTCGAGCAGCCTCATCCGCCACGTCCAGCGATTGGTCGACGAGCGCGACTATGCTGCTATCCATGTCGACGATCTTCCGATACGCTGCGCGCTGCCGCGACGCAATTGTCCGCCCATCGTGTACGCTTCGCACAACTGCGAGTACGCGCTCTTCCACCGGCGCGCAGAGATCGAGACGGGCCCGTTGCGCGCACTCGCGTTGTTCGACGCCGAGAGGGTTCGACGGATCGAGAGCGAGCTCGCTCAGCGGGCGGTCCTGATCACCGCCTGCTCGGAAGACGACATTCGCGATCTCGTCGAGTTCTGCGGCATGGATGCGCGCCACGCCGTCGTCGTGCCGAATGGCGTAGACGTCGCGCGCTACGCCGAGGTAGCAAATCGCCAATCCGAACCATCGACGATACTCATTTCCGGCAGCATGGATTGGCGCCCCAATCAACAAGGCTTGCGCTGGTTCATGGCGGACGTGCTGCCCAAACTTGCTCAAGCCGTGCAGGACGGCGTTTGCACGATTCGCGTCGCCGGCCGGATGAACGCTGAGTTGGTCCGAGAACTCGGGGCCTATCCCGGCGTCACGCCTTCGCCCAATCCGGCGGACATGCGCGACGAGTTGGCTCGCGCGCGCATCGTCGTGGCACCGATCCTCGCGAGCAGCGGCACGCGCCTGCGAATCCTAGAGGCATGGGCCGCCGGGAGGCCAGTTGTGACGACGCCGGCGGGCGCCTTCGGACTCGAATATCGCGACGGTGACGAACTGCTCTGCGCGCAGGAACCGGGCGCGTTCGCCGATGCGATCCTGCGAATTCTCAGAGATGCACCCCTCTGGGAGCACGTGCGCGGGTGTGCGACGGCTCGCGTTGCCCAGTACGACTGGCGCCGAATTTGCGACACGATCGAATCGAGCCACGCCGCCGTTCTATGATCGAAGGGGCTCTTTTTGAAGGGGCTGACGCTAGTCAGCCCACTGTTCTTTGAAGGGGCTGACGCTAGTCAGCCCACTTTTTGAAGGGGCTGACGCTAGTCAGCCCGCGTGGCTGACGTCGGCCCCTTCACCGGCGCGTTTGCGCGCATCAGCAGATTCGCGCCGTTGGGATTGGGCTTTGGATCGTCGGCGCTGTAGATCGCGTCGAGGCCGAACGCCTGCAGCAGCTCCGCCGCTTCGCGCCGCTCTTGCGGTTGGATCCGCTTGAGCCATTTCGCGATCTGTTCGTATCCCCGGATCGCCTCGACTTCTTGGAAATGGTGCACGGCCGTGCGATGGAATGTGGATGACGGTTTTGTGCTGCGGCGCTCGATGCGAGCGACTTCGTTTTCGCTCAGTTCCTCTCCGAGATAGTGTCGCAGTTTGCGCAGCTCACCGACCGGATTCAGACAGAAGTCTTCGTAGAAAGCGACGTGGATCTGCCCAGGCGCGAATTGATGCAGCGGAACATAGTTTTGAATGCACCAGACCACCATCCGCTGGGCGAACACGGAGCGCGCCGATTCGATGACGGAGCGCATCGGGCCGAGATGATCCGCCAAGAGCTCTGGTTGGCCGAGCGTGAGCGTCTCGTATTCGCGCTGGCGCCGCGCTGGATCGTCGACCGAAGCTCGCTGGTCGACGGGCAGGTCAAAATACTTGAAATAGCGCGACATGACCGCCGGCACGGGATGGCGCAGCAGCAGCATGATAGGCATACGCGGAAAGCGTTCGTGCATCCACTTCGCCCATAGATTCGACTTCGTCTCTTTGACGAGCCGCTTGTTGAACACGATGCGCGGTGTGTAGTTATACTGATCGGTCAGCGGTTGGCGGTAGCGGCCGGTGATGACGGCTTCGACACGGCCGATCAAATCTGCGTCCGTGGAATCCGGCCGGATATATTGCAAGCGATTGTCCGGCAGCGACGGAGCGAGGTCGGGTGTGACAAGCAGCCGTTCGCGGCTGATCGGTTCGAACATCAACCGGTACGCGCCATCGAAGTTGACGAGTTGCGACACCCACGTGCCGCCGGTCCGGCCGCCGGTCGAGATGAACAACGTCCGTCGAGGATCCGCATTGCGGTCCACCATGATGGTCGACCGCAGCCGGTTATACATCGGCCTGTAGATCGGGGTGATCGCATCCTTGAAAGCGACGCCGAATGAACTCATCTTGCCGCAGGCTCCTCGCGCTTACGATGTGCTATGACGCTCGAGTACAGTTCGTCGTATGCGGCCGCTTGCGCTTCGATCCGGAACAAAGCTTCAAAACGCTCGCGCGCGGATCGGGCCAGCCGTTGAGCGAGCGAAGCATCGTTGCGGACCTTCTCGACGGCGGCGACGAGCGCTGCCGGATCGCGCGGTTCGACGAGCAGGCCGTCAACGCCGTCGCGAATCGCGAGCACCGTCGCATTGACGCTCGTCGCCACAATCGGCTTCGCGGCGCGCATCGCTTGCAGCAGCGACAGACTCAGGCCCTCGGACCTCGACGGTTGCAGATAGACATCGATCGCAGCGACGTATTCGTCGGAGGGCGAAACGTATCCGACCGCGCTGATGCGCTTGGGATCGCAAGCATCGATGTCGGCCTTCATCGGACCGACGCCGGCGATCGTCCAGTGCAGCGGCGGCGACGACAGCTCGGCCGCAGCGATCATCTCGGGCACGCCTTTAGCCAACGAGACGCGGCCCATTGCGCCCACGACGAAATCGGTGTCTGACCACCCGAAGCGCGCGCGCCCGCGCGCACGCTCCTCTTCAGTCGGAAGCTCGCGATCCGGAATCGCGTTGGGGATGAATTTCACGCGCGCGCTGCGTGGAAACCGCCGAAGCATGCTCTCGTCCGGCATCGTGACCATGTCGCTCATGCCCGCCGTCATCCGATCGAGGGCGTTGTACGCATAGAGCCGCGTCGCCGAGTTGTCGAAACCGTGCGACGTCGCGACAAGTCCGGCCATCGGTGCGCCCATCGCGCGCGCGATCCGGCCGACGACGTTCGCTTTGAACCCGTGCGTATGCACGACGGTCCCCGGGTGCGATCGCAGATATGTCGCGAACGCGTTGAGTCCGCGCCATGCTGAACCGTTTCCGCGCTGGTCGAGAACGGTGACGGGAAGCGATTCCTGTTCAATGCGTTCGCTCAGGAGACACGGGGAAAAAACTGCGAGCGATGGCGCGAAACGGTCGCCTTTTGCTTGCGCCTGCATGAGATTGAGGATGACCTGTTCTTTCCCCCAGAGATAATCCTTACCGAGGAGCACGCCGTCGACGACGTGCACGAGCGGTACCGGCGCAGAAGCGCCAACGCCCGGGTCGATCCGGCCGAGATCCTCCGGCATCAGGACAGCCGCATGATGTGGAACCAAACGCACGTCTCATTGTAGCGAATCGCACGCATGCCGAACATGGCAGTTATGCCTTTGTGCCGTGGGGCAATCGGGTGCCGGCAGGGACGTTCGGCCCACTCGTGTGCTTCATCATCGCGCAGCGGGCTTCGGTTGCAGAGCTGCATCGAGCACTTCAGCAAACCGCGCCCCGAGTCGGCGCGGTGTCATCGGCGTCCAATTCCCGACCATCGGCGGCTCGAAAATCCCATCGCAGAACCGGCGATGCAGTTCGCGCAGCTGATCTGCAAACGTCGCCTCGTCGCGGGCAAGCGAGCCCAGACCGCTCTGTAGGAGCATGTCTTCGACGACGGTGTTTCTTCGTCCGAAGGCCAAGATAGGTCTCCTGGCGCCGGCGTATTCAAATACCTTGCTTCCCGGGTTGCCGAGCTGAACCGCATCGGCCGTATCCTCTGTATCGAGCAGGAGCAGCAGAGCGGCTGCTTCGCGTTGCGCGGTGAGGGCGCGCGTGCGATTCACCTCGCCGTGCGCCCGCACGATATCGGCGACGCCGAAAGCGCGTGCGCGCTCCATCACCAAGTCCGCATCTTCTCCATAGAAGTCAAAAGAGACTGCGAGTCCGGCCGGATCGCCCTCGGTCCGGAGGCGCGCGGCGGACGCGAAGATCGCGTCCGGCATTCGCAGCCCTGGCCAGAGTTTGCCCGTATAGCAGATCGTAAAATCTCTCGGGACGCTGTCGGGTATCGAATCCCAAGCGCCGGCGTCGACTGCGTTCGGTATGCACGCGACGTCGCGCCTACCGAAATTTTCTGAGAGCGCCTCGGCTTGTGCTTCTGATGTTGCCGTGAGATACGTGGCCGAGCGAAGCAGCCAGCGCTCTATTGCGTATTCGATGCGGAGGCGGAGCGGCCCAGAGCCGTGGAGGTAGTCGCGGCCGGGGGGACCGGACCATAAGTCGCGATAGTCGGCGATCCAAGGAACGTTGGTGCCGGCTGTGACCTTACGGGCGATGAAGTGCGCCGTGAACGGGGGCGCTGTGCTCAGCACGGCATCGAATCGTTCCGCGCGCATTGCTCGCCGCGCCGCATTGACCGCCGGTATCAGCCATCCGACGTGATTGTCCGGAAAATAGACCACGCTCTTGATGAGCGACTTTACGGTGGTCTCAATCGCCGCCTGCTTGCGCACTCCTCCGGCGGGGCCACCGTTCGACGGCGGCGTCGCGGCGTCGGGTCCGTAGTCGCGTGCCGAAACGACGTCGAATCCGTCCGGCGCTTGACCAGGGTACGAAACGGTGAGGACCGTCGGTTGCCATCCCGCATGCGGGAGATTTTTCGCGAGGTATTCGGCGCGTAAGGCGCCGGCTTTGGGCTGTGGCGGAAAATAGTAGGCGATGAGGAGCACGCGCTTCACGACGGGCTATTACGGTCGCAAAATAGCAAGGCCTCCCGTACTGCAAGGAGGCCCAGGGCGCGGGTGAGCTCTGCTCGCCGCCGCGCCGCGGCGAGCAGAGCGCCGTTCTTATCGCTACTGGATGGCGATGACTGCCGACTCGCCCGGAAGCACGGCAGGCGGCGGCGCGCCGTGCCAGCCCGCCCACCCGCCGTCTGATATCGCTCCGCCGTGAAGCACGAGCGTGTGTTGATACACCCCTGGCCATGGAAACGGATGTGAGGCCTTGGAGTTGTCCGCGTTCACGACCGCAGCGCATGCACCGACCGCAACGCCATTGAGGTAGCAATCGGCATACTGGCGTCCGAACGTCAGATTCGCGCTCTGAAGATCGGTGATCAGCGCCGGCTCGGGGACGAGGGGATCCAGCGCCACGAATTGGCTTTCCGGGTCGACCATCATAGGCGCGTGCGTCGCGAATTTCTCCGAGATGATCGCGGTATTCGGATCGTAGGTGAGGAGGAACGAGGCATACATGTACATCCGCTCGGTCTGCGACGTCGACGCGGGCAAAGTGCCCAATCCCCGGCAGACAAACGGCTTGCCTGCAGCGACCATCGCGATCTCGGTCGTCTCGTAGGTCTGCCAAACCGTTTTGTGCGGCATGGGGTCGAGGGGATCGCCGTTTGAATAGCAGCCCTCGAGTTCGCCCGCGATCGCCGTCGGGTTCAGACCGATCGCCGGGCTCACGTTCTGGATGCCGCTCGCAAGATTTCCAAGGCCGTTATACATGATGCTGGCACCGACCGCCTGGTTCATCGCGTTGCTCGCGGCAGTCCAAGCCGTCTGATCGAAATTGCAGGGAAGCGTAGAAACCGGATGTGCGATCCCGGCATTGTCCTCGAAGACTGCATCGAAGTGGTCGCCCCACGAGAACACGTTGGCGACGTAGGTGCGCCACAGCGCTTGGAGATCCGGCGATGACGGGTCCATCAGGTACGTCGTGGTCGGCTTTCCCGGTATGGTGATCCGGTTATTCGAACAGTCATGTGCGAACGTGGTTTCATCGTTCGTATAGAGCGGATCGCCGGGTGCGGTGCGATTCGGATCCGTGTATAATATCGTCTTGATGCCGGCCGCCGCAAACGCATTCGCATCGGCGGGCTGCAAAGCAGCCCACGTCAAATGGGGCGCGGCTGAGACGGGGTTGGGCGTGAATCCTGTCCCCGAGTTATCGTACACATCCAATGTCATGACATGCGCGGGAACGGTGTTCGGGCTGCCGACGGTTCCATGCGATGGTATCGGCTGCGAGACGTGCGGCATGGCGCTCGTCGATCCGGAACACGCTGTCAGCGAGATCATTGCGGCGCCCGCAAATGCGCGCGCCAAGAGCTCTAATCTTTTCATTGGAATCGGTGCTCACTTTGCTCACGTTGATTGCGCGCGGCAATGCCGCGCGACTGGCATCATTATGCGCAAGCGATCGTCATATGGACAATAACGAGGGTCACGAACGCATGCACGGCAACGTCAGCGTGCGCTCTGTAATGAGGTCGGCGACTAGCGCAAAGGGCCGACGCGCGTCGGCCCTTTGGAAGTGTGTTAGATCCGCCGAATCAGGGGAAGACGATCTCCGCCGACTCGCCGGGCATTTCGGGCGGCGGCGCCGGACCATGCATAGATGCGCTGCCGCCGTCCAATATATCACCGCCTGACAAGACGAGCGTATGGTGATATTCATTCCCGTACGGATAAGCGTGCGTGTACGAGGCGCTGTCGGCATTGACGACCGCGGCACACGGGCCGACCCAATTGCCGGCGTAGTAGCAGTTCCTGTACTGCCTGCCATAGACGCCGGTGCCCAACATCAGCTGGCTGATGTCGCTCGGGGCTGACACGATCGGGTCTTTGGCCACTAGCTGGTTCTCGGGTTCGACACCAAAGCCGTTATTAGCGGGCGTGAACTTCTCTGAAATGATGGTGTTCGACGGAGAGTAGGTCAAGAGGAGAGAGGCATACATGTAGATGCGATATGCTTGCGACGTCGTGTCCGGCAGCTCGCTCAAGCCCCTGCAGAGGAACAGTTTCCCAGACGCGACCACTTGGATCTCCGTGTTCTCATAGGTCGCCCACACCTTGCTATGAGGCATCGGGTCGTTGGGATCCGGGTTCGAGTAGCAACCTTCGAGTTCTCCGCCAATGCTGACGGGGAGCAGGGCGATATCCGGGCTGATCTGGGTCGGGCCGTCAACGAGCGTGCCCAATCCGTTGAAGATCACGGGCGCGCCGAGTGCGGACGTTTGCGCGAGAGAGTTCGCGGTCCAGGCGACCTGATCGAAGTTGCACGGCATCGCGCTGACGTTGCCGACGACGTCGGCGCTGTCCTCAAACACCGCATCGTATACGCCGCCCCAGCCGCCCTCTTCATTAGAGACCTGCTGCTGCCAGAGGCCTGCCAGCGTCGTGGAGGTTGGATCTGTAAGGTATGTGGTGAGCAGCTTATTGAGCATGGTGATGCGGCTGCCGGTGCAATCGTGGGCGTATTCTGCCTCGTCGTTCGAGTATTCCGGAGAATTGACGTTGACGCGGTTTGGATCGGAGTACAGCAATGTGTGGATACCTGCCGCGTGCGCGTTCACCGAGTCGGGCGTGAGCGTCATAGCCCACGTCAGATACGGCGCCATCTGCTGCCACGAGAACGAGATCGGCCCATTGAGTGTCGTGAAATCCATCAGCGTCATCATGTGAGTCATGGCGATCGGGCCTGGAGTTGGTGACGGCGTGGGCGTAGGCGTGGGCGTGGGCGATGGTGTAGGCGTCGGAGATGGCGTGTGAGACGGCGTGGGCGTCGGAGACGGCGGATCCGAAGGCGTGGGCGTCGGAGATGGCGGATCCGAAGGCGTGGGCGTCGGAGACGGCGGATCCGAAGGCGTTGGAGTAGGAGACGGCGAGCGCCGTGGTGTGGGAGACGCGGAAGGCGTTGGGGACGCGGTCGGCGTGGGGGACGTGGACGGCGTTGGACCCGGCGATACCGTCGAAGTCGGTGTCGGCGATGCGCCGCCATGGCCGCCGTGCGATAGGCTCGGAGGATTCGGAATCGGTCCGCCCCCGCCGCCACCGCCGCAGCCCGCGAGCCACATCGCCGCCACAACGGCAAATATCGCTGCGATCCCAACAGACCTGTGA
It encodes:
- a CDS encoding glycosyltransferase family 4 protein, yielding MRLVPHHAAVLMPEDLGRIDPGVGASAPVPLVHVVDGVLLGKDYLWGKEQVILNLMQAQAKGDRFAPSLAVFSPCLLSERIEQESLPVTVLDQRGNGSAWRGLNAFATYLRSHPGTVVHTHGFKANVVGRIARAMGAPMAGLVATSHGFDNSATRLYAYNALDRMTAGMSDMVTMPDESMLRRFPRSARVKFIPNAIPDRELPTEEERARGRARFGWSDTDFVVGAMGRVSLAKGVPEMIAAAELSSPPLHWTIAGVGPMKADIDACDPKRISAVGYVSPSDEYVAAIDVYLQPSRSEGLSLSLLQAMRAAKPIVATSVNATVLAIRDGVDGLLVEPRDPAALVAAVEKVRNDASLAQRLARSARERFEALFRIEAQAAAYDELYSSVIAHRKREEPAAR
- a CDS encoding sulfotransferase; this encodes MALKSTWKTAIRPLWNRVRSASVVDPDPAVARTLFLSSGARTGSTWASEVINFDHDFRYLFEPFSMIAPLRPSWAPTLEPDDRLRYIRPSCTDPDLKAQAELVLSGRFRHPEVDQYNYNSRVVFHRRLVKETKSNLFLKWLHQTFPTMKSILLLRHPIPTVLSRLYKKSDTDAGVRTAAYRTLMFGQSELVADHLTPFRAVLESADTLIEQRLAVWCVQNYVPLRQFKAGEIHVMFYESLCMDPAGELKRLAAYLGDELSDAKLERALRRVRRPSSTIHRDVKEFPSGIDVIGRWQKEARDEHRAAAWKLLAAFGLDKIYGDDPMPKVLPEQAFL
- a CDS encoding sulfotransferase domain-containing protein, producing the protein MSSFGVAFKDAITPIYRPMYNRLRSTIMVDRNADPRRTLFISTGGRTGGTWVSQLVNFDGAYRLMFEPISRERLLVTPDLAPSLPDNRLQYIRPDSTDADLIGRVEAVITGRYRQPLTDQYNYTPRIVFNKRLVKETKSNLWAKWMHERFPRMPIMLLLRHPVPAVMSRYFKYFDLPVDQRASVDDPARRQREYETLTLGQPELLADHLGPMRSVIESARSVFAQRMVVWCIQNYVPLHQFAPGQIHVAFYEDFCLNPVGELRKLRHYLGEELSENEVARIERRSTKPSSTFHRTAVHHFQEVEAIRGYEQIAKWLKRIQPQERREAAELLQAFGLDAIYSADDPKPNPNGANLLMRANAPVKGPTSATRAD
- a CDS encoding XrtA system polysaccharide deacetylase, which produces MQGEPLSAISVDVEDYFQTESFARDVRRDEWPAFPSRVVDNTRRVLEIFARHDVRGTFFVLGWVAERFPDLVREIRDAGHELGCHSYWHRLIYTLTPEEFEADTRRAKAAIEDAAGAPIACYRAPTFSITKRSMWALDVLARCGFTRDSSIFPIYHDHYGIVGSPVRPYAIECDAATVTEFPMSTFRALRYDFPVGGGGYLRMLPLWFNRFGMRKILDSGRPAMVYLHPWEIDPGQPRIRTRLKSRLRHYTNLAGFQRNLEALLRTFRFGTMSDVIATMPPLSRYAPAGGDGLIPAKAGGTTQPA
- a CDS encoding sulfotransferase — encoded protein: MRDLVRFVKDIAVPPYLRVKSTFTIDVGRDWRNSVFLSSGARTGSTWVAELINYNNEYRFMYEPSLSRPLLPRNHEQTAFDRRILYIRPDDEDPDLREQALQILDGRFHDARTDRYNRRLVSRRRLVKEVTSNLFIRWLARVFPGLPIILLLRHPMPTVRSRAYAYFQADAVARRLIDMDPVGRTRDYLRLVFGQTDLVADHLEPMREVLESAKTVWEQRIAVWCVQNYVPLRQFQRGAIHLAFYENFCVDPQSELRRLFGFLGRPVDDAALARIRIPSQSMQHGGVTQMPDGWEVVSRWRKKVSDEEMESGLRILRAFGLDKIYGAEPMPNVEAANAMLGRAAG
- a CDS encoding glycosyltransferase family 4 protein, whose translation is MTRPRILFLCLEAPWHLNAGALIRNYWMVIGLARRFDVDVVISERTPVPPSPEFAAACATIAQIQAPSGVLGRIGRAAASLAPGESFFTAGQVSSSLIRHVQRLVDERDYAAIHVDDLPIRCALPRRNCPPIVYASHNCEYALFHRRAEIETGPLRALALFDAERVRRIESELAQRAVLITACSEDDIRDLVEFCGMDARHAVVVPNGVDVARYAEVANRQSEPSTILISGSMDWRPNQQGLRWFMADVLPKLAQAVQDGVCTIRVAGRMNAELVRELGAYPGVTPSPNPADMRDELARARIVVAPILASSGTRLRILEAWAAGRPVVTTPAGAFGLEYRDGDELLCAQEPGAFADAILRILRDAPLWEHVRGCATARVAQYDWRRICDTIESSHAAVL
- a CDS encoding sugar transferase, whose amino-acid sequence is MKIPRPQGEPKISTLDPALQLSIRSARATRAKAAPRTYSRGWKLALFALDVSMLVLAAYVAGGIVEGRWAFPQFERDLIHYSIWLIAIWLVIFERVGLYHRSFALSVRDEFYYTVLALIIGVLPQLTVFTIVPSISTSRLALLATLGCAIAAVGLARVAVHAMRNSAERGRPRRIAIVGHGDRISSVAQSLSMAEGSVLLRLDIPDIDATVQNVAFGGRAGLEGIDWFVRAREWGCDTLLLTEVLPPHVMPHLLAVAAQHNIKFAFAPPRVQVHAYSLSLQLDGQQALIVPSQLRSCTPTARLLKRLLDLTIASAALIILWPFLALTALIVWLDSGRPILYRQTRVGRDGELFDILKFRSMRTDAEASGPTWVSTGDSRTTRVGAFLRSTSLDELPQLINVIRGDMSVVGPRPDRPIYVEEYRKLLPRYDERHLVRPGITGWSQVHMKRVTMPEDEGEKLSYDLFYVENWSLFMDLSVIFKTAFEFLFRRAA